The window CATTACACTTAtgaggtttttctccagtatgaattagCTGGTGCTGAATAAGAGCCGAGTTCCGactgaaagcttttccacactcattacattcatatggcttctctccagtgtgaattcttcTATGCTCAATAAGAGTAGTGCTCTGGGTAAAGGCTTTCCCACACACACTGCACCCATAGGGCTTTTCCCCAGTATGAATTCCCTGATGGTAAACGAGTGTGGGCCTGTGACGGAAGGTTTTCCCACAAACGTTACACACGTAGGGCTTCTCCCCAGTGTGTATCCGCTGGTGCTGAATGAGGGCGGAGCTCCTGACaaaggctttcccacactcaAGACACTCATAGGGCcgctctccagtatggattctctggtGTCGAATAAGCTCTGAGCTCCACccaaaggctttcccacattccttacactcataaggtttctccccagtgtgaGTTCTCTGATGCTGAATAAGGGCTGAGCTCCAactaaaggctttcccacattcactacattcataaggcttttcCCCACTATGCATCTTCTCGTGTTTAATGAGATCAGAGCTGCGTTTGAAGCCTTGGCCACATGTGCCACATTTGTAAGGTCTCACTCCTATAGGAGGGCTGTGATATGTCACTACACAGTCACGGTCTTCTCTTGGAGTTTCCTGGTAAGTAAATGTCATTTGTTCTGAAATTCTCGGCTGTGACAGAAAAGGGCCCTCTCTCTCTCCTAGCAAATTTTCCATTTGCCTTTCTAAATGGTCTTCAAGTTCACAGGATTCTTCAAGCAGCAGATCCTGAGGAACCTCACCTAAAAGTATTTCTAATATTTCTCCCTTTGAGTTAATTTCATCAGAAATTTCCTGTTTTAAGATCAACTTCTTATTCTCAGTCCCGGCTTCAGAATCTGAAAATATAAACACAATACACAGATGTCAGCTGTGACCTGTTCTGGGGTGAGGAAACTGCTCAAGCAGGGCTAAGATCATCACAAGGGAAATATCATGTTAATAATAATTTGCATATCAATAGTTCTCAAAAAAGACTTTGCAATCTGAGAAGAGGATGGAAAACTAAGGAAAAGAAGGGCTAATCAGGGAGCCAAATGGTGGAAGGGAAGTGAAGAGGGAAAGAACTGAGCAGGGAGAGTTCTCCTTCCTATTCTAGCTTCCATTTTTGGTCTCGATTTCCTTAAGTTCTAACAAAGTTTTCCTTTAACTTTCCTGTCCCATAAAGCTAccaacctctctctctcctatccttTACTATTAATCTTGAAGTAGTTGTCTCAACagtgtctcaatttctttatcatcTCCTTCCTCAAACTCTTGCAACGTGATGTCCCTCCAACcatcaactgaaactgctcttaATGGTTCCTAGTGACTTTTTCACTGTTAAATTCAGTTTTCCATTCTcatcctccttcatttctctgagGTTTTTGATACTGTTAACTATCACCTTTTATCCTCCACTAATCTCAAAAATACCAGATGCTCCtagttctcctttttcttctctaacagATTACTTCTCTTCTCAGTTCAAgtgattttttcctcttcttccttactCCTTAATATGTATATTCCTCATTGTTGTCTTTCATCCTCTTTTATGCTCCCTTCCTTGGCCATCCTATTCATTCCAACAAAACAAATACCACTTGTAAACAGAGAACTGTTGTATATATATTCACCTGTCCTCTCTCCAGAGCTCCAGCCATACATGCCCATCTCCACCATGCAATTCAAAATCAGTATTGTCCAATCTATACTAATTATATATTTTCCCTAAACATGAAATTcattataacataattatttctgtttgttGAATCATCACCTTCTCCTCACATTcaaaacttgattttttaaatgtttcttcctcccttacctgTTAGTAGCCATAAGTTAAACATTTTACCTACACAATCTCTCTTGCAAACATACTCTCCCTTCTGTAGACCCATTTTCACAATTCAAATTCAGGGCCTGATTACTGTATATTCAAGCTATTAGAAAAGCCAGCAAGCAAGtcttctattctcttctctttttcaatccatacatacatacaatttaCCCATAATATTTCATATGCAGAAAATTCtctatttaaaattcttcactaGTTCTGGACTGCTATTAAATTCAAACTTCATCTAATATTAAAGATATTTACATTCTTAGATAATCCaatctttccacatttatctttaGAGGACTCCTCTCCATGTAATCTACACTCCTATTCCTACAATCCCACTAGATTATCTTTTGCTTCTAGAACAGATGCTAAATTCTCCTTCCTTGATGTTTTTGCTCAAGTTATTTCCTATGCTCAGGATAGCCTCACTTACCTTccttatttgttgaatgaatgctaCTCAGTCTTTAAAGTATAACTTATATACCACCTCCTACATTGTGTCTTTCATCTTCTCCCCAAAGgtaattgaaaaataagtagTTGATTTTCCAACACTCTAAAGCATATATCATGGCGTTCTTGAAGCTAGGAATTACAGAAATGCACCACTCTGCCTAtactacctttaaaaaaaattatattttaagtacTGCTATTTGAAAGGACTCtgcattttttaaagacaaaaaaaatcatcctgcATCAAAGAGGGAAATTTGGATAGTAGAAATAGCTCTGGATGTGAGGgattcaagaggacctgaatcTGAATCCCAACTCTCCAACTTGGCTGACTTAATATCTCTGACACTCAGATTCACCATCTATATAAGATGGGGGTCTCATTAATTATGCATTTGAAGCCTTATAGGATGGTTGTGGGggggaaagtactttgtaaaccttaaggtgTTATAGATAAGTGACTGACTATTCATCCCCTAGCTCATGACCTCCATGTCAGAAGGCAGCATCAAACAGGACCTAAAGAGAAGGACAAGATGATAAAAGCTAACAGGATTGTAGGCAGCAGTAAGAAAAGGATGGCAACAAAGACTAGGGAGACAACACCTGTGTTATTTTCTGTCCCAATCACAGCACAACAGTGAGATCAGGTTCAGCTGGACCATGGATGAGCTACCCAGTTTCTAGAAGAGACCAGGGTAGTGAAGGGTCTTGAGTTCATGCCATATAAGGATCGTCTGAAGATGTTAGAGATGTTTGGTCTAGAGAAGAGAGAACTTAATATGtgtgttgggggagggaggggatagGAAGGATGTGGAAAAGGAATCACAACTGTTCTGTTCATCAAGGGCAGACCAAGGAACCATATGTAGGAGTTGTAGTAGTTGTAGTGTTAGGCTGAACGAAGAAAAACTTCCAAACAATTAAAGTTTTCTAAAACTGGGAGACGGATTCAGAAGGCAGTGGGTTTCCCCTccctggaggtcttcaaacaaagcacaaaataaacGACATTCCCTCTACTAGGAGCTTCCCCTTCTTTATTCCTGAGCCCCGAGTCCTAAATCCTTTCTCAGAAACCCTGGCCCAGTCAGATCACTACCCTTGTcttcagttttattatctataaaatggggataactcCTCCTACAGACATGACTTTGTCTCGTGACCATGAGGCCCAATGAAACAATGCATATGCCGCCAAGCCTAAGTGCCAGACAAGTGCCCACTGCTGTTCTTCATCAGACCAGCCTCGGACAGCTGTCCAGAGCAGGCTATGGGAGCCCACGACCCCCAGAGCGGGGTTGTCCCTTCACCCTGAtcagaaacttctctcacctctctGGACGTCTCCGTCTTCAGTTGCTCGAGGATCTGGGGCCCAGGGCTCTTCCCCTCGCTCCAGCATGCAGATCAGGTCAGGTTTGGAGATGGGGAGCCCTGGTCAtaggaaggaaatgggaagggGAAGTGTGTATGGGGAACTCAGGCCTCCCCTCGTTGTAATCCCCAGTCATCCCCCTGTCTGTAAGGAAAGATAAACAGAGCAAGAGAATCCTGAAAAAGATAACCAGTCACGCCAAGGACCAAAGTGGAGAGTTCTGGCAACTCTGTATGTGTGGACCAGCAGAGGCCTGAGAGTAGGTAACCAAGAGGCAGCACAGCACAAAGCACGCTGACTTTCAGACTCTGCCACTGCCTGCAGGGCTGGACTAAGGGGTCTTTGAGGACCCTTACCAGTCCAAAGCCGAGAGCTCTTAACTCCCCACTTCCAGTGCTGAGAGTCCCCCTTGGCCACACCTGGAGGGTTCTACTTTTATGTAGAGTGGAGTGGAGCAAACACCGGACCTAGAGCCCATGGGCCTGGGTTTGAAGCCTAGAGAGGATACTTCCCAGCTACAGGACCtggagcaagtcacttctcttgAATTTCAAGTTCCCTATctataaatgaggataataattgtaCTCTGCTTATTTCAAAGGATTGCTggcggggagggaggagagaatgtTTTCTATACCTTAATGCATTATAAAAATGGgagattattatcattattattataaaatgtctaacctgggttctttcttcttttaatgcTATGTATTTAGTAATAACAAGGGTGAACAAAACCCTTAGCCCTCAGAGGTATGTTCTTTCAAAAGAGCCAGGAACACTTGGTTCATATGATTTAGAAGAAAGGGTTTTAGATGTGAAGGCAAAAAAGCAGGATTCCATTCCTACAGAGCTTTACCTCATAGgagcctcacaataatcttgAGCAACTTATAGttcaaaaattattattcctgttttacagatgaagaaatgaaggttcATTgttaaagttaaatgacttgctccagatcaaataataagtaaataggagggccaaaattcaaatccaaaccTTCAGTTAGTCCCAAGTCCAATAACCTACATAACATGTTACCTCTAGAGCAAGGGTTTCTCAACCTTTCATGTCTTGTGGACCCTTTGGGCACTGTggtctatggatcccttctcagaattttataaatacataaaacaaaatacaaaggagACCCATTcttttgaaatacagttatcaatgtattttaaattacaaaatcacagacctcaggttaagaacccttgatctCTAGTTTCAAGTATTAAGGAACTCAATCAGTAATTCCCACTCAATAGAGATTTGTCCCCTGGAAACACACTTATgtctgtgattaaaaaaaaaaaaaaggtgaggatTTTCCATTCTTGACAAAACTCAATGGAGGCTTGTGAAGTTTCCACATCCATCGTTGTAGAGTGGGCCACCACAAGCAGAACCTGAGTCAGTAAGGTGGGAGAATCCTTACCCAACAAGAGCATGTTCCCAAAATTCTCCAGCATCACATCCCTGTACAGGCTCCTCTGGGCAGGGCTCAGGTGCCCCCATTCCTCCTGACTGAAGGACACTGCCACATCCTCGAAGTTCAGCAAACCCTGAAACAACATGTTCCCGCTGGGACACTGTATGAGGAAAGgctgggggagaaaggaaagggcagAACAAAGTTCAATGGACCCCACGACTGAGTCAGAACGGACCTCAGAGTTCTTCTAATctggttttcttcctttcacaGAAGAGGACATTCTGGCCCAGAAAGGGTGAAACCCTAATCTGTGGAAGAGCTAGGATCTGAACTCAGCTAGTTTGGCGCCAAATCCAGAAATCTTCCATACACCATAGTGACAGCCTCAGAGAGAAAGGACAAAGGAGGAATCTGAGGGTGTAAAAGCTTCCCTGTGTGTTTGTCTGTGTGGTGCAAAGAGCTGCATGGATGATATGAGATTGAAACTCATTCTGAGCACCTCCCAGTTACTGAGCCCAAGAAGAAGCAGCACTGAAGAGCCCAGCAGAAAGATCccacttccctttcccccaatgcTCCAGATCCCAGAAAGCACTGAGAACTGAAGCTCCTACACGGGGAAATGCCATTCACTGTGTTACTGTAGACAATCCCTCCTCTCCTTATCAACTTGACCACTTTAAAAGTGGCCTATTTGAAGACAGGAATATATTCTTTATGAAGGAATGAGTTAATGTGTTTGAAAATTGTAATGAATTATTATAGAATCTGCTGTACACAATTCTTTGGAAGGAATAGCCAATATCTGAAATTCAGTTAACAGTACAGTAGAAAAACCATGACTACTTCTAGTTTCCTGTTGAACTAAAGAGGCAACAGGCTATCGAGGGAAAGAGAGCACCAGGCGGAGTCAGGTTTGAGTTTTGCTTCTACTTACTGGCCatatgatttggggcaagttatttaacatgGGCCTCAGTCCCATAATGGCAATAACTATACTACGTATGTCACTTTAGCTAAACCAAATGTCCACTCTGATAGTTGATCAGAGGTTGGAAGGGACCCTGCGTTCTCAGAGGATATTCCAGTAGAGTTAAATTATAGCAACTCATACCAAGATGACAAGGGTTCAGAATAGGCTTAACAATGTCTGCATTGCATGTCTGCCATATAATGACCAATTTAGCTAAATCTAAAAAAGTTCTTCATGAGAAGTCTAGCCACCAGAATCTCAATTTTTTCTACAGCAGCAACTCAAAGAAATCAACTACCAAGTAGCATTGTTCTGGGTAAGGGAAGTCATTTACCAGACAAAACCattaatctattaaaaaaaaaaaaataactataggAGAACCAAGGGGGGgaaacacacatgtacatgtatacataacaAATGCACAAtatgtggatatgtatacatatacatacatttcatatatatatatatatatatatatatatagccccATGTTTCTCCTATaccttttacatatatttacacataaaatatgtatatatatttgtgtttatatataatatataatgacaaCATAGttactaaatatattttagatacattttatttatagcatattgtgtgtatataaatatatacataaatacatatatgcatatgtatattttgtgattagaaagtactatataaatgtgttaaATGGCTTTAAGTTTGACTTGGTACAACCCAATGATCTCAATTTATCCCTAATATACTTAACTTGTGTTTAACCTACTCCCAAATGATAGGTTATTAAAATCTCAGCTATCAttctgaaatgagataataaggtATATAACTATGCAAAGGAAGCCTGGAGGAAGATATTTCAGTATAGAATCATGGGGCAGGTAAGGAAGTCACCAAGACACAAAGCAATAATCCCTATGAAGTTCCTGCTGGATTCAAAAGTTTTAGTATTAGATGGGGCCTTTTATCTTCTAAGACTTTAGGAGATCTTCTAATCTAGCCTTAtttcacaaaggagaaaactaaaaTGTCATAGAACACACAGGTAGCAGAGCTGGAACTCTACCATGACAGTTCCAGTCTCATCAGTAgcagtgatggtggtggtggtaatggtagCAACAGTAGAACAGTACCATATAGATCTATCtgctagcatttacataaaatatgatttaagCTTGTCGAGCAGAGAAGCTCTAAGCTGACAAGGCTAGGACCACACTCAGCAAACAGCCACGGATCTTGGAGGACAGGTCTCACCTGGGGCCTGGCTATAGGGAAGATTGTAGCAGCTGCCATCACCTGGTCTCTTAAACTTCCCACTAGGAAAAGGATAGGCCCATGAAAAGCAGAAGCTGAAGGAGGAGAAAGTTACCATGAGTAAAATCAGATATTCCTCCATTAACTCATGCTAACATCTCCATTCCCTTTAGAGGATTAGGAGATAACAAAAACaaccccctccctttccttcccccccataCTTTTCTCATGTCTTAAAACTCTAAGGGGAGGGGgggtaattattaaaaaaatatatcagccCCCATCTCAGTTCTCAAAAGGGGTGTGTGGGTGTAGAAACATTAATGAATGCTAGACTGTTAAGCTTTGCAGATTTCTCAAGATAGAAAAGACCTAAGTTTGTGTAAGAAATATCAGAGGATGTAGGGAAAGGTTTGGCTGAGGTGACAGGAATCCTCAGGGATGTCAGATTAATTGTTGCCATAGAAATACAAGTCATACTTTAATTTCCAGGTTTGTGTTAAATCCTTGCACATAACCCACctgatcccattccatcccatctcccaatattaaacaataaatttTGCTAATCAAGCATTGATTACTTTATCTATTGTCTATTTACTCTACTTAGCATATATCCTCCCCTTAACATCTCCTTTGGAAGTTTGAATAGTAATATTCACCCTTTTAGATGGTATATGATATATTAAGAAGTGAGCTTGGGAAGAACTGGCAAATGACCCTCCTTTGTTTCCTGTGTGAGAAGCAATTTTTGGtcactttctattcctttcttctttcctttaaaggCTTAGATCTTCTCATAGGCTGGTATTAGCAGCCCAGTTTTTGAGAGCCCCAACTGGAGACTGTCTACCAAACAAAGCAGGACAAAAGGGAGCTCCAAAGTTCCAGGAGGACCAGGAACCAAATGATCTGGTATGGTAAAGATGAGCAAAATTTCACATTTTGAAAAATGGAAGCAACTGGTTTCTGAAATTTGGGGGCTAATATCCCATACAATGTACCTTCATTTACTGATATCTGCTTTTCACCCCTGCTTCAAAGTACTAATCtagctatataaatactaatccTGGAAGTGTTGAGCAAACACTAAGAACACTTACTAGGAAGCAATGATGGAAAACCAATTATAGTGAATCCAAAAAACAAAGAgcataatcaaattaaaatgacaaatctCTCCTATCACAAAcattcattcaaaaagcatttattaaggatctactgCACTTGGCACTGAAGCAGCTATGTTTACataaaataattcctgccctcatggagctcacagtctaataaaaGAATAAGATACAGAGATAACTTCTATATCAGTTGGAGAGATAAGATCATCCACATCCAAGCAGGTGGCTTCAAACATGCACTATAACTTCATCTATTCTCCACACTACTCTCTGACCCTCTGAGAAATAAATCACAAAGTCCATCAGAGTCCATTGGTGACTATCCAAGTATAATCCATCCATCATTAAAGTCCAATCCTCTTTGGAATGTTGGTCAACACTCACAGTTCCAGTGCTAGGGATGGGAGTGACTCCTTCCAATTATATAGCAAGGCTGACCAATTTCAAGCTCCTGGTGAATCATGGAAACCCCAATTCTTTTCAAAAAGCCAGGTTCAGCCATCAAACTGTCcccaaaattaatttcaatatccACTGTAATGATACTGATTAGTTCAAAtttttcagaaaagcttgaaacAGATAATACCTGTGCacagaaaatatgagaaaatacaaTGTTTTCTGTAATACATAATTGTGGAAAGCTAGGTATAGATTTAATTTGTATAAATCCAAGTTATATTCTGAAACTGTTCAGGGAAGAAGAGGGTTTTGTTATATAAAGGAACGTTatagtagaaaaattattttgccaaGCAAGGAATGGTTATGCAATGCAAACAACTGCCCCTTATTGAATCTATTTCTGAGCTTAAATTTCTGCCTAATGTCAGATATAACTGTTGTTAACATAAACCTAGGAAAAATGTCAAGAAGGGACTGCTGAGTGTCAGAGGAATACCTTATCTGCCCTATATACGTAGAACTACAGCAAAAATCGATCAGGTTTCAATAACTATTTACCACAGTCTCAGCTGTGACATAGGCACTTCCAAACAAATAGGGAAGGACCCAAAAGATACTGCCAAGGCCTTTACGACTCAGTGTTGACACATACACTAAATCTAAGACTAGGCAGCTAATGCGTATAGCCCAATGAATGAAATTTTACTCAGGGGCATACATACACAAGATAGGGGTGCGTAGACACATAGGGAAAATCACCCAGGTACAGTCACAATGCCTTGCCCAAAAGAAGTCTCCTctgatttgttttctatttctcctgTCTTCAGCGTACAGTTTAAGGGAATCGGTCCAGAGGTCCAAACTCTCCCTGATTTTGTTATCTATAGCTAACCTTAGAATAGGGGAGACTAGTGCCCTTGTCCATGTTACTGAAGGCAGCTAGTACCTTACTATTCACAGCTCAGTTGGGTTGTCTCCTTGACAGTGATGGGAGTAACTGTAACCACTCTAGAACAATACTGTAAAAGGTAAGTTGTTTACTGCTTTACCAAAAACATACATAAATACTAGAATCTATTCATACCAACTGCttccaaaatcaaaacaatgctATACCAAAAATTCTTTCAAGTAAGAAATGATACTTATTAAAACCTCACTTCTATAGTGCCTACATATAGAAGGTACTCAATAAGGAGTTACTGGATTGAATAGGTTGATACAGTGATGATTACTTTTATTTTACCTCACTCTTATGTTCAACTCACACTAACTTGATTGTTTAGAGCTTTCTCATTTACTGATCTCATTGATCTCACTCTGCTCTGTAAGCATTCCATTGGCCTTTGCCCAAAAACAAGATCACGCCTTCAGTACTGGAAGGggtagagaattaaaaaaaaaaaaaaaaaaaacagccaaatTTGGCCAGAAAAAAGCCATTAACTGTACACTCAGAGAACAGCTTCTGAGGAAGGAAAGACTACTGAAGGTCTACGTCTACTGGTAGAGagcaaatgaaaatattatatatttgagaGTAATGCTGAAAGGAGGAATTTGGGCTAGATTAAGTCATAATGATTTCTGCAATCTAAAGGGGCcagtggggagggaaaggaagatgaCAGAAATAGATTTAAGAGCACTCAAGAAATGGTAGTTTGGGGGGAGTGACTGGCTTCCCAGAATAGAATGGAGAACTCATTCTTTCAAGTAAGAAATGATACTTAACCTCActtctatagtactttaaaattttaaatgcatttattttgtgaCAACCctctaaaacataataaaatattttttctcactttataaatgacaaaattgaagcaaaataaaaagacttACACACAGAAGTATTGGTGAGAcctgaacttaggtcttctgaaCACAAGACCAGTGTTTTTTGCCAACCCAAACTGCCTCTCAAGGAAAAAGTTGCATAAATTAATCAACTACATATTAGCCGGCACTATGCATAAGACCCTGAGACAGGCACTGTGGAGGATACAATAAGCACAATCCAtaacctcaaagagcttacaatctaattgagaaaaaaaaaaggttaattcaCGACATAAGTAAGGCAGAAATGTCAGGTATGTGTCATGGACAATAATTGTTCTAAAGGACAAATTATTGTAAAGTGATTCAGGAAAACATCTCTTAGGAAGTAAGATCTAAACAAGGCTTTGAAGGATGGAAAGAGAGGATAAGAGGAGTCTGTACAAATAAATGTATGGCAGATGAAATGGGCATACATACAGCAAGGAATAGTAATAAAACAGTCTGGATGAGACAGTGTCCACATAGAggaacaagaaagaataaaatgctgGAAAGATCAATTGAGACCATTTTTTAGGCCTTTACTTTTCCAACACCATTTACTTCAATTCAagtaaacatttaagtgcttatCATGTTCATGTGATTGTATTTGCTATCTGAGAACACACAGTTATGTCAAAGATTGACACGAGACCAATCCTGACTAAGGTGCTCATAATCccataaggaaaggaaaatatatattaggaAAGAAGCAAAGTGAGCAAGCATAAAGAAGAGATGCAAACAcactaaaatgaaaacttccaggagtGTAATCTTTCCTTAAGAGTAGATATCAGGGAAGGCCTATGAAGGAGGTAGCATCCGAGTTGGgccttgaaggaaaccagggatttcAACAGATGGAAGTGAAAGGGGATACTGAAAGTGTAGAATACTTgcaatgaaaa of the Sarcophilus harrisii chromosome 1, mSarHar1.11, whole genome shotgun sequence genome contains:
- the LOC100917225 gene encoding zinc finger protein 501; translation: MAAATIFPIARPQPFLIQCPSGNMLFQGLLNFEDVAVSFSQEEWGHLSPAQRSLYRDVMLENFGNMLLLGLPISKPDLICMLERGEEPWAPDPRATEDGDVQRDSEAGTENKKLILKQEISDEINSKGEILEILLGEVPQDLLLEESCELEDHLERQMENLLGEREGPFLSQPRISEQMTFTYQETPREDRDCVVTYHSPPIGVRPYKCGTCGQGFKRSSDLIKHEKMHSGEKPYECSECGKAFSWSSALIQHQRTHTGEKPYECKECGKAFGWSSELIRHQRIHTGERPYECLECGKAFVRSSALIQHQRIHTGEKPYVCNVCGKTFRHRPTLVYHQGIHTGEKPYGCSVCGKAFTQSTTLIEHRRIHTGEKPYECNECGKAFSRNSALIQHQLIHTGEKPHKCNDCGKAFRHRSALIYHQNSYWRGTLWM